Proteins from one Panicum virgatum strain AP13 chromosome 7K, P.virgatum_v5, whole genome shotgun sequence genomic window:
- the LOC120641804 gene encoding NAC domain-containing protein 21/22-like — MSLISMMEARLPPGFRFHPRDDELVLDYLCHKLSGGGGGAYGGIAMVDVDLNKCEPWELPDEACVGSREWYFFSLHDRKYATGQRTNRATRSGYWKATGKDRPISISGRRGGGAATMVGMRKTLVFYQGRAPRGSKTEWVMHEFRVEGPAVAVAGRPCSPPKEDWVLCRVFYKSRTTTVRPASTDETASLSSELISLPLPHMPPAADAYLAFDRGAAAAIDGYCRQRQGDTGLPAALQHQSALPLDRSLSSSRDLLMSSMVQGSDGGGAIAKAELHQDWTEAAYAQQQQQHGAQAWNPFLSSG; from the exons ATGAGCTTGATCAGCATGATGGAGGCGCGGCTGCCCCCGGGGTTCCGGTTCCACCCGAGGGATGACGAGCTCGTTCTCGACTACCTCTGCCACAAGCtctccggcggtggcgggggcgcgTACGGCGGCATCGCCATGGTCGACGTCGACCTCAACAAGTGCGAGCCGTGGGAGCTTCCAG ACGAGGCGTGCGTGGGCAGCCGGGAGTGGTACTTCTTCAGCCTGCACGACCGCAAGTACGCGACGGGGCAGCGCACCAACCGCGCCACGCGCTCCGGCTACTGGAAGGCCACCGGCAAGGACcgccccatctccatctccggccgccgcggcggaggcgccgccacCATGGTCGGGATGCGCAAGACGCTGGTGTTCTACCAGGGCAGGGCGCCCCGCGGGAGCAAGACCGAGTGGGTCATGCACGAGTTCCGCGTGGAGGGCCCGGCCGTTGCCGTTGCCGGCCGCCCCTGCTCACCTCCCAAG GAGGACTGGGTGCTGTGCAGGGTGTTCTACAAGAGCAGAACCACCACGGTAAGACCAGCAAGCACCGACGAGACCGCGTCGCTGTCCAGCGAGCTGATCAGCCTGCCGCTGCCGCACATGCCCCCTGCAGCTGATGCCTACCTCGCCTTCgatcgcggcgcggcggccgccatcGATGGCTACTGCCGCCAGCGGCAAGGCGACACTGGCCTCCCGGCGGCGTTGCAACACCAGTCTGCGCTGCCGCTCGACAGGAGCCTGTCGAGCTCCAGGGACCTGCTGATGAGCAGCATGGTGCaaggcagcgacggcggcggcgccatcgcgAAGGCGGAGCTCCACCAGGACTGGACGGAGGCGGCCtacgcgcagcagcagcagcagcatggggCACAGGCGTGGAACCCGTTTCTGAGCTCCGGATGA